Proteins encoded by one window of Sorex araneus isolate mSorAra2 chromosome 3, mSorAra2.pri, whole genome shotgun sequence:
- the BACE1 gene encoding beta-secretase 1, giving the protein MARALPWLLLWVGAGVLPVRGARPGIRLPLRSGAGGAPLGLRLPRETDGEPEEPARRGSFVEMVDNLRGKSGQGYYVEMTVGSPPQTLNILVDTGSSNFAVGAAPHPFLHRYYQRQLSSTYRDLRKGVYVPYTQGKWEGELGTDLVSIPHGPNVTVRANIAAITESDKFFINGSNWEGILGLAYAEIARPDDSLEPFFDSLVKQTHVPNLFSLQLCGTGFPLNQSEALASVGGSMIIGGIDPALYSGSLWYTPIRREWYYEVIIVRVEINGQDLRMDCKEYNYDKSIVDSGTTNLRLPKKVFEAAVKSIKAASSTEKFPDGFWLGEQLVCWQAGTTPWNIFPVISLYLMGEVTNQSFRITILPQQYLRPVEDVATSQDDCYKFAVSQSSTGTVMGAVIMEGFYVVFDRARKRIGFAVSTCHVHDEFRTAAVEGPFVTADMEDCGYNIPQTDESTLMTIAYVMAAICALFMLPLCLMLCQWRCLRCLRQQQDDFADDISLLK; this is encoded by the exons ATGGCCCGCGCCCTGccctggctgctgctctgggtgggcGCCGGGGTGCTGCCCGTGCGCGGCGCGCGGCCCGGAATCCGGCTGCCCCTGCGGAGCGGAGCGGGGGGCGCCCCCCTGGGATTGCGGCTGCCCCGCGAGACGGACGGGGAGCCCGAGGAACCCGCGCGGAGGGGCAGCTTCGTGGAGATGGTGGACAACCTGCGCGGCAAGTCCGGCCAGGGCTACTACGTGGAGATGACCGTGGGCAGCCCCCCGCAGACG cTCAACATCCTGGTGGACACGGGCAGCAGTAACTTCGCCGTGGGCGCTGCACCCCATCCTTTCCTGCACCGTTACTACCAGAGGCAGCT GTCCAGCACTTACCGGGACCTCCGCAAGGGCGTGTACGTGCCCTACACCCAGGGCAAGTGGGAAGGGGAGCTGGGCACGGACCTGGTGAGCATCCCCCACGGCCCCAACGTCACCGTGCGTGCCAACATCGCTGCCATCACCGAGTCAGACAAGTTCTTCATCAACGGCTCCAACTGGGAGGGCATCCTGGGCCTGGCCTACGCGGAGATCGCCAGG CCCGACGACTCCCTGGAGCCTTTCTTTGACTCGCTGGTCAAGCAGACGCACGTCCCCAACCTCTTCTCCCTGCAGCTCTGCGGCACTGGCTTCCCCCTCAACCAGTCGGAGGCGCTGGCCTCCGTGGGCGGGAGCATG ATCATCGGGGGCATCGACCCGGCCCTGTACTCGGGCAGCCTCTGGTACACGCCCATCCGGCGCGAGTGGTACTATGAAGTGATCATCGTGCGCGTGGAGATCAACGGGCAGGACCTGAGAATGGACTGCAAGGAA TACAACTACGACAAGAGCATCGTGGACAGTGGCACCACCAACCTCCGCCTGCCCAAGAAGGTGTTTGAGGCTGCGGTGAAGTCCATTAAGGCCGCCTCCTCG acagagaagtTTCCGGATGGCTTCTGGCTGGGGGAGCAGTTGGTGTGTTGGCAGGCAGGCACCACCCCCTGGAACATCTTCCCGGTCATCTCGCTCTACCTGATGGGTGAGGTCACCAACCAGTCCTTCCGCATCACCATCCTGCCACAG CAATACCTGCGGCCAGTGGAGGATGTGGCCACATCGCAGGATGACTGTTACAAGTTCGCTGTGTCCCAGTCGTCCACGGGCACTGTCATGGGGGCTGTCATCATGGAGGGCTTCTACGTGGTCTTCGACCGTGCGCGGAAACGCATCGGCTTTGCTGTCAGCACGTGCCATG TGCACGACGAGTTCCGGACGGCGGCCGTGGAGGGCCCCTTCGTCACGGCGGACATGGAGGACTGCGGCTACAACATCCCCCAGACGGACGAGTCCACGCTGATGACCATCGCCTACGTCATGGCGGCCATCTGCGCCCTCTTCATGCTGCCGCTCTGCCTCATGCTGTGCCAGTGGCGCTGCCTGCGCTGCCTGCGCCAGCAGCAGGACGACTTCGCCGACGACATCTCCCTGCTCAAGTGA